Proteins encoded by one window of Burkholderia contaminans:
- the virB11 gene encoding P-type DNA transfer ATPase VirB11 has product MNFTEQEHVAARLDGFDPEELGALKHRLRLLDPFMVDDDVQEIAIDEPGGAWLWKSGHWSYVEVRDLDFAYLATLGRNLANFTKKPFDRFNTSLSGHMPVTGERIEMTHPPTCPEKQHYLNVRKHSVRSFPHDHLVEMGYYAHTRHEFALTIPDDQRKRIEAGLLDEERALWEMAKTGNWSTFMKLAVESKQNIVVSGATGSGKTSYLRSCVEFVPTYERLITVEDTPEMPLPNHPNHNRLLYRKSDTNGEQLEGATAKDVLHSAMRKTPDRVFMAELRGDEAMFYLSGVLASGHPGGMTTTHANSPKDAFFRLAMLIKQSTTGGGIDLKDILMLLRQTVNVVVQLTFDRTKGRHVPAIYYDPIYRLSLLD; this is encoded by the coding sequence ATGAACTTCACGGAGCAGGAACACGTCGCGGCTCGTCTGGATGGATTTGATCCGGAGGAACTGGGCGCACTGAAGCATCGACTGCGGTTGCTCGATCCGTTCATGGTCGATGACGACGTGCAAGAAATCGCAATTGATGAGCCCGGCGGGGCTTGGTTGTGGAAGTCAGGCCACTGGTCTTATGTCGAAGTGCGTGATCTGGATTTTGCTTATCTCGCGACGCTGGGCCGCAATCTGGCGAACTTCACGAAGAAGCCATTCGACCGCTTCAACACGTCTTTGTCGGGGCATATGCCGGTGACGGGTGAGCGAATCGAAATGACTCACCCGCCGACCTGTCCAGAGAAGCAGCACTATCTCAACGTGCGAAAGCACTCGGTGCGATCGTTCCCGCACGACCATCTCGTTGAGATGGGCTACTACGCCCATACGCGTCATGAGTTCGCGTTGACGATCCCGGATGATCAACGGAAGCGGATTGAGGCTGGCTTGCTCGATGAGGAACGTGCGCTTTGGGAGATGGCGAAGACCGGAAACTGGTCAACCTTCATGAAACTTGCTGTCGAGTCAAAGCAGAACATCGTCGTGTCAGGAGCTACAGGTAGCGGCAAGACTTCGTACTTACGCTCATGTGTCGAGTTCGTTCCGACATACGAGAGGCTGATCACGGTTGAGGACACGCCCGAAATGCCGTTGCCGAACCACCCGAACCACAACCGATTGCTGTATCGGAAGAGTGATACCAACGGCGAGCAACTGGAAGGGGCGACGGCGAAGGACGTTCTTCATAGCGCGATGCGCAAGACGCCGGATCGTGTATTTATGGCTGAGTTGCGTGGCGACGAAGCCATGTTCTACTTGTCCGGTGTGCTCGCGTCGGGGCATCCCGGAGGGATGACAACGACCCACGCTAATTCGCCGAAGGATGCATTTTTCCGCCTCGCGATGCTCATCAAGCAATCTACGACGGGCGGCGGAATTGACCTGAAAGATATCTTGATGTTGCTCAGACAGACTGTTAACGTCGTCGTGCAACTCACGTTCGATCGCACGAAGGGGCGACACGTACCCGCCATCTACTACGATCCGATATATCGACTGTCACTGCTGGATTGA